One window from the genome of Parasteatoda tepidariorum isolate YZ-2023 chromosome 8, CAS_Ptep_4.0, whole genome shotgun sequence encodes:
- the LOC139426183 gene encoding putative golgin subfamily A member 6-like protein 3: MKRQREYEERQRDCEERENIRKHELELARLQATSHRTATVNDRRQKEEYEENLRQRENEERQREYEERQREYEERQRDYEERENIIKPELELARLQAISHRTEEFLKAWKQISSCAASVDAKEQITNIKAFLKTETEGEERINLVMSGFGLGSDEKRQPFKKKARDLSTRRFPTAANLLTTDVKDLKKGCVFCSG, from the exons ATGAAGAGGCAAAGAGAATATGAAGAGAGACAAAGAGATTGTGAAGAGagagaaaatataagaaaacatgAACTGGAGTTGGCGAGACTTCAAGCTACATCGCATAGAACCG CTACTGTTAATGATCGACGACAAAAGGAGGAATATGAAGAAAACTTGAGACAAAGAGAAAATGAAGAGAGACAAAGAGAATATGAAGAGAGACAAAGAGAATATGAAGAGAGACAAAGAGATTATGAAGagagagaaaatataataaaacctGAACTGGAGTTGGCGAGACTTCAAGCTATATCGCATAGAACCG AAGAGTTTCTGAAAGCATGGAAACAAATTTCTTCGTGCGCTGCATCTGTTGACGCCAAAGAGCAAATAACAAACATCAAGGCTTTTCTGAAGACAGAAACGGAAGGTGAAGAAAGAATTAATTTGGTCATGTCAGGTTTTGGCTTGGGATCTGATGAAAAACGCCAGCCTTTTAAGAAGAAAGCGAGAGATTTGTCAACAAGAAGATTTCCAACCGCAGCAAATCTATTGACTACAGATGTAAAGGATTTGAAGAAAGGATGTGTGTTTTGTTCTGGGTAA
- the LOC107442847 gene encoding uncharacterized protein, whose amino-acid sequence MDISELWRLDSLGIKDPSEQKSREELQEASMEHFLNAVKVEGDCRFIVGLPWLDGHLSLPDNYDLALKRLQMTTRKLKTEKLYDAYGEVFKDWEKEEIIEKVPKGDMGIPHRPVIKESSTTKIRPVFNASSKRKEVPSLNDCVEKGLNLIEIIPSMINKFRRYKFGVTADIRKAFLQISLYENDRNFLRFLWYGEDGQLKHFRHRRVVFGVSCSPFLLGATIQYHLNNKLEEAMGGNEKYPKEIIQELICSFYVDNCLTSVKTESELKQFIEVATNIMAERQFDLRRWKSTNPSEPNSSETNILGKKWIRQSDTPLINIHDMKDRKPEKITKGSILAASHRVFDPMGIASPVSLRPKLWLQNLWKAKIDWDDEVDTKTREDFSKWLSQLEYLKHIEIPRWLHCDKGCERISLHFFCDASKFAYSTVVFLRIEDESNVQVHLIQSKSRIAPSGKKEKEGLKLLGATIAARLCIEIIKQFQTDKVHFWIDSTAVLAWFKRENTWGVFVENRVQEIRKWTTVKPWRHLPGSMNPAVLPSRGCSAELLDNSKWWEGASWLYLSHTEWPVAADEISVNEEEVNLEKRKQVVISMVNVEVTEIWCIIYYFSTYTRNVRVVAWILRFVHNVSHQDKLKGNLICEELTKAESVIFKSMQTTHFQDDKFLAKIQAFRDKSNILRVKTELVRRDENENFRCPFLLPASSFVLELIREEHIKTIHAGRSILLSRLRERSWILKAKKLINKVISKCVTCKRHRAKPVEVPFAPFPRERDKKFFKCLVWTMPVLYI is encoded by the coding sequence atgGATATTTCGGAGCTGTGGAGATTAGATTCCTTAGGAATAAAAGATCCTTCAGAACAAAAGTCTAGAGAGGAACTGCAAGAAGCCTCAATGGAACATTTCTTAAATGCAGTGAAAGTTGAAGGAGATTGCCGTTTTATAGTTGGTCTGCCATGGCTTGATGGACATTTGTCTTTGCCAGATAATTATGATTTGGCGTTAAAGAGATTGCAAATGACAACACGCAAGTTGAAAACCGAAAAATTGTATGATGCCTATGGAGAAGTGTTCAAGGACTGGGAGAAAgaggaaataattgaaaaggtTCCAAAAGGAGACATGGGGATACCTCATCGACCTGTGATAAAGGAGAGCAGCACAACTAAAATCAGGCCAGTGTTCAATGCTTCTTCTAAGAGAAAAGAAGTTCCTAGTTTAAATGATTGTGTTGAGAAAGGGTTAAATTTGATAGAAATAATTCCctcaatgataaataaatttcgaagATATAAATTTGGTGTAACAGCTGATATACGTAAGgcttttttgcaaataagtCTTTATGAAAATGATAGAAATTTCTTGCGATTCTTATGGTATGGAGAAGATGGACAGctgaaacattttcgtcatcgAAGAGTTGTGTTTGGCGTTTCTTGTAGTCCGTTTTTGCTAGGAGCCACTATTCAATAccatttgaataataaactaGAAGAAGCAATGGGAGGGAATGAAAAATACCCTAAAGAGATTATACAGGAACTAATATGCAGTTTTTATGTAGATAATTGCCTCACAAGCGTGAAAACTGAATCAGAGCTGAAACAATTCATAGAAGTTGCTACTAATATTATGGCTGAAAGACAATTTGATTTACGAAGGTGGAAGTCTACTAACCCATCAGAACCTAATTCTAGTGAGACCAACATTCTTGGAAAGAAGTGGATTAGACAAAGTGATACTCCGTTAATTAATATCCATGATATGAAAGACAGAAAACCTGAAAAAATCACCAAAGGAAGCATTTTAGCTGCCTCACACAGAGTTTTTGATCCTATGGGGATAGCTAGCCCGGTATCGCTACGGCCAAAATTGTGGTTACAAAATTTGTGGAAAGCGAAAATTGATTGGGACGATGAAGTTGACACAAAAACACGAGAAGATTTTTCAAAGTGGCTAAGTCAGCTTGAATATCTGAAGCACATAGAAATCCCAAGGTGGTTGCATTGTGACAAAGGTTGCGAGCGCATTTCATTACATTTCTTTTGTGATGCCAGTAAATTTGCGTATTCCACAGTAGTTTTCTTGAGAATAGAAGATGAAAGCAATGTTCAAGTTCACCTGATACAAAGTAAATCAAGAATAGCACCTAGCGGGAAAAAGGAAAAGGAAGGACTTAAACTTCTTGGTGCCACAATAGCAGCTCGTCtatgtattgaaataataaaacagtttcaGACGGACAAAGTTCATTTCTGGATAGACTCAACAGCTGTATTAGCTTggtttaaaagagaaaatacatGGGGTGTATTTGTGGAAAATCGGGTTCAAGAAATCAGGAAATGGACTACGGTAAAACCATGGCGGCATTTGCCCGGATCTATGAATCCCGCAGTCTTACCAAGTAGAGGTTGCTCTGCTGAACTACTTGACAATTCGAAATGGTGGGAGGGTGCCAGCTGGCTATATCTTTCTCACACGGAATGGCCTGTAGCAGCTGACGAAATTTCTGTTAATGAAGAGGAAGTAAATTTGGAAAAACGAAAACAAGTAGTTATTTCCATGGTAAATGTTGAAGTTACGGAAATATGGtgtataatatattacttttcaaCATATACCAGAAATGTAAGAGTTGTCGCTTGGATTCTACGTTTTGTCCACAATGTTTCACATCAAGATAAGTTAAAGGGAAATTTAATCTGTGAGGAGTTAACAAAGGCAGaaagtgtgatttttaaatcaatgcaaACAACGCATTTCCAAGATGATAAATTTCTAGCCAAAATACAAGCTTTTCGAGATAAAAGTAATATTCTGAGAGTAAAGACCGAACTGGTACGTCGTGATGAGAATGAGAATTTCAGATGTCCATTTCTTTTACCTGCTAGCAGTTTTGTGTTAGAATTAATCCGTGAAGAGCATATAAAAACGATACATGCAGGTCGTTCCATCTTACTCTCAAGACTCAGAGAGCGATCCTGGATTCTTAAAgctaaaaagttaataaataaagttatttccaAGTGTGTGACTTGTAAGCGTCATCGAGCTAAACCAGTAGAAGTTCCTTTTGCGCCCTTTCCAAGAGAAAGagacaaaaagtttttcaagtgTCTGGTGTGGACTATGCCGGTCCTCTATATctaa
- the LOC139426184 gene encoding uncharacterized protein: MLKTLLRRVLGKSVADYEELTTIFCDCESVINSRPLTYIHDNPSELVPLTPATFMYGEGNINNEIPDLDLVNRTSMLKRVKFLQKLHEDLKQRLRNEYLAQLVHKGIRRNDVININDIVLIEQDNARRIDWPLGIVLELYPGKDSIPRVARLRTSQGERIRPFQRIYPLELSAENNVDVLKKSSRKINLKVDNIPNSVGVPDNLEVNSLIKGRLGRIIKNPQRLD; encoded by the coding sequence ATGCTTAAGACTCTTCTGCGTCGTGTGTTAGGTAAATCTGTTGCAGATTATGAAGAACTAACTACAATTTTTTGTGACTGTGAGTCGGTTATAAATAGCAGACCGTTGACCTACATTCACGATAATCCATCTGAATTAGTACCTTTAACTCCGGCAACGTTTATGTACGGGGAAGGTAACATCAACAACGAAATTCCCGATCTAGACCTTGTGAATCGAACCTCTATGTTGAAACgtgtaaaatttttgcaaaaattacatGAAGATCTCAAACAAAGATTAAGAAATGAATATCTTGCTCAGCTAGTGCACAAAGGAATAAGAAGGAATGATGTAATAAACATCaatgatattgttttaatagAACAAGATAATGCTCGACGCATAGATTGGCCTCTTGGAATTGTCTTGGAGCTGTATCCTGGAAAGGACAGTATTCCTAGAGTAGCCAGATTAAGAACCTCTCAAGGAGAAAGGATCCGACCTTTCCAAAGAATTTATCCTTTAGAGCTATCAGCAGAGAATAATGtggatgttttaaaaaagtcttcaaGGAAAATTAACTTGAAAGTTGATAATATTCCCAATTCCGTTGGTGTGCCTGATAATTTGGAAGTGAATTCTCTCATCAAAGGCAGATTGGGAAGAATCATAAAAAATCCACAACGTTTAGattaa